The Streptomyces sp. NBC_00440 genome contains a region encoding:
- a CDS encoding GuaB3 family IMP dehydrogenase-related protein — translation MTEIEIGRGKRGRRAYAFDDIAIVPSRRTRDPKEVSIAWQIDAYRFELPFLAAPMDSVVSPQTAIRIGEMGGLGVLNLEGLWTRYEDPQPLLDEIAGLDEETATRRLQEIYAAPIQEDLIGLRIKEVRDSGVVTAAALSPQRTAQFSKAVVDAGVDIFVIRGTTVSAEHVSGAAEPLNLKQFIYELDVPVIVGGCATYTAALHLMRTGAAGVLVGFGGGAAHTTRNVLGIQVPMATAVADVAAARRDYMDESGGRYVHVIADGGVGWSGDLPKAIACGADSVMIGSPLARASDAPGKGHHWGMEAVHEDVPRGKLVDLGIVGTTEEVLAGPSHIPDGSMNFFGALRRSMATTGYSELKEFQRVEVTVADAQHKR, via the coding sequence GTGACTGAGATCGAGATCGGGCGCGGCAAGCGCGGCCGCAGGGCGTACGCGTTCGACGACATCGCCATCGTGCCGAGCCGGCGCACCCGGGACCCGAAGGAGGTCTCGATCGCCTGGCAGATCGATGCCTACCGATTCGAGCTGCCGTTCCTGGCCGCTCCGATGGACTCGGTCGTGTCCCCGCAGACCGCCATTCGCATCGGTGAGATGGGCGGCCTCGGAGTCCTGAACCTCGAAGGTCTGTGGACGCGGTACGAGGACCCGCAGCCGCTGCTCGACGAGATTGCCGGGCTCGACGAGGAGACCGCGACGCGGCGCCTCCAGGAGATCTACGCGGCCCCGATCCAGGAGGACCTGATCGGCCTGCGGATCAAGGAGGTGCGCGACTCGGGCGTGGTCACCGCCGCCGCGCTGTCCCCGCAGCGCACCGCCCAGTTCTCCAAGGCGGTCGTGGACGCGGGCGTCGACATCTTCGTCATCCGCGGTACGACGGTCTCCGCCGAGCACGTCTCCGGTGCCGCCGAGCCGCTGAACCTGAAGCAGTTCATCTACGAGCTGGACGTGCCGGTCATCGTCGGCGGCTGTGCGACGTACACCGCCGCGCTGCACCTGATGCGTACCGGAGCGGCGGGCGTACTCGTCGGCTTCGGCGGCGGCGCCGCGCACACCACGCGCAACGTGCTGGGCATCCAGGTCCCGATGGCGACCGCGGTCGCCGATGTGGCCGCGGCCCGCCGCGACTACATGGACGAGTCCGGCGGCCGCTATGTGCACGTCATCGCGGACGGTGGCGTCGGCTGGTCGGGCGACCTGCCGAAGGCCATCGCCTGCGGCGCGGACTCGGTCATGATCGGCTCGCCGCTCGCCCGCGCGTCGGACGCGCCCGGCAAGGGCCACCACTGGGGCATGGAGGCCGTCCACGAGGACGTGCCGCGCGGCAAGCTGGTGGACCTGGGCATCGTCGGCACCACCGAGGAGGTCCTCGCCGGCCCCTCGCACATCCCGGACGGTTCGATGAACTTCTTCGGGGCGCTGCGCCGCTCGATGGCGACGACGGGGTACAGCGAGCTCAAGGAGTTCCAGCGCGTCGAGGTGACGGTGGCGGACGCTCAGCACAAGCGCTGA
- the guaB gene encoding IMP dehydrogenase — protein MTANVDGVPEKFATLGLTYDDVLLLPGASEVLPNAVDTSSRISRNVTVNIPLLSAAMDKVTEARMAIAMARQGGVGVLHRNLSIEDQANQVDLVKRSESGMVTDPITVHPDATLREADELCAKFRISGVPVTDPAGKLLGIVTNRDMAFESDRNRQVREVMTPMPLVTGKVGISGADAMELLRRHKIEKLPLVNDAGILKGLITVKDFVKAEKYPNAAKDGEGRLLVGAAVGASPEALDRAQALAEAGADFLIVDTSHGHNSNALNWMAKIKSGVSVDVIGGNVATRDGAQALVDAGVDGVKVGVGPGSICTTRVVAGIGVPQVTAIYEAALAARAAGVPVIGDGGLQYSGDIGKALAAGADSVMLGSLLAGCEESPGELLFINGKQFKSYRGMGSLGAMQTRGQARSYSKDRYFQADVASDDKLVPEGIEGQVPYRGPLGNVLHQLVGGLRQTMGYVGAASVDEMESKGRFVRITSAGLKESHPHDIQMTVEAPNYARR, from the coding sequence CGGGCTGACATACGACGACGTGCTGCTGCTGCCGGGCGCATCTGAAGTGCTCCCGAACGCCGTCGACACCTCGTCCAGGATCTCGCGGAACGTCACCGTGAACATCCCGCTGCTGTCCGCCGCCATGGACAAGGTCACCGAGGCCCGGATGGCCATCGCGATGGCCCGGCAGGGCGGCGTCGGTGTTCTGCACCGCAATCTTTCGATCGAGGACCAGGCCAACCAGGTCGATCTGGTCAAGCGTTCCGAGTCCGGCATGGTCACCGACCCGATCACGGTGCACCCCGACGCGACGCTGCGCGAGGCCGACGAGCTGTGCGCCAAGTTCCGTATCAGCGGTGTCCCGGTGACCGACCCCGCGGGCAAGCTGCTCGGCATCGTCACCAACCGTGACATGGCGTTCGAGTCCGACCGGAACCGCCAGGTGCGCGAGGTCATGACCCCGATGCCGCTGGTGACCGGCAAGGTCGGCATCTCCGGTGCCGACGCCATGGAGCTGCTGCGCCGGCACAAGATCGAGAAGCTTCCGCTGGTCAACGACGCGGGCATCCTCAAGGGCCTGATCACGGTCAAGGACTTCGTCAAGGCCGAGAAGTACCCGAACGCGGCAAAGGACGGCGAGGGCAGGCTGCTCGTCGGCGCGGCCGTCGGGGCGAGCCCGGAGGCGCTGGACCGCGCCCAGGCGCTGGCCGAGGCCGGAGCCGACTTCCTGATCGTCGACACCTCGCACGGCCACAACAGCAACGCCCTGAACTGGATGGCGAAGATCAAGTCGGGCGTCTCCGTGGACGTCATCGGCGGGAACGTCGCCACCCGCGACGGCGCCCAGGCGCTGGTCGACGCGGGTGTGGACGGCGTCAAGGTCGGCGTCGGACCCGGCTCGATCTGCACCACCCGCGTGGTCGCCGGTATCGGGGTCCCGCAGGTCACGGCGATCTACGAGGCCGCGCTCGCCGCGCGTGCCGCGGGCGTCCCGGTGATCGGCGACGGTGGCCTCCAGTACTCCGGCGACATCGGCAAGGCGCTGGCCGCCGGTGCCGACAGCGTGATGCTGGGCAGCCTGCTCGCGGGGTGCGAGGAGTCGCCCGGTGAGCTGCTGTTCATCAACGGCAAGCAGTTCAAGTCGTACCGAGGCATGGGCTCGCTCGGCGCGATGCAGACGCGCGGCCAGGCCCGCTCGTACTCGAAGGACCGCTACTTCCAGGCCGATGTGGCGTCCGACGACAAGCTCGTGCCCGAGGGCATCGAGGGCCAGGTGCCTTACCGGGGCCCGCTGGGCAACGTCCTGCACCAGCTCGTCGGCGGTCTGCGCCAGACGATGGGGTATGTCGGTGCGGCCAGCGTCGACGAGATGGAGAGCAAGGGCCGGTTCGTCCGGATCACGTCGGCGGGGCTCAAGGAGAGCCACCCGCACGACATCCAGATGACCGTCGAGGCGCCGAACTACGCACGGCGCTGA